A genome region from Solanum pennellii chromosome 12, SPENNV200 includes the following:
- the LOC107007473 gene encoding probable protein phosphatase 2C 40, with the protein MMGGQSIADSGGQIKISFGYHCNNSTDDSGEESDGIDVRPGSKLRRANSSFSCLSGAALSANATLANTNICNGLFGAEILPALDSPTSFRRIPSSPSFSKLDLLTSSFQSSLSNLSCSPSSPSELAEDNSSSLRSTSAPSRCESFLNATEVKIAGGAAGEDRVQAVCSEENDSLFCGIYDGFNGRDAADFLAGTLYETIRHYLGLLDCELERESKVSDRVGFYGLPYLEVEKSCPSFKQRVLNSLELALIQAENDFLHMVEQEMDNRPDLVSIGSCVLVVLLLGKNMYVLNAGDSRAVLATYGEGVGANSDGRLQAVQLTVSHTVDDESERIQLIKNHPEDPSTIVGGKVKGKLKVTRALGVGYLKKKSMNDALMGILRVRNLVSPPYVTVQPSRTVHEISSSDHFVVLGSDGLFDFFNNDDVVTLVHSYIQRYPFGDPAKFLLEQLVMRAADCAGFSKEELMSIPAGRRRKYHDDVTVMVIILGMNKRTSKASTRL; encoded by the exons ATGATGGGTGGACAATCAATAGCTGATTCAGGGGGCCAAATCAAAATAAGTTTTGGATATCATTGTAATAACAGCACAGATGATTCTGGTGAGGAATCAGATGGTATTGACGTGCGTCCTGGAAGTAAACTTCGAAGAGCCAACAGTTCCTTCTCTTGCCTGTCTGGGGCAGCTCTAAGTGCCAATGCCACACTAGCTAACACAAATATTTGCAATGGATTGTTTGGGGCTGAGATACTGCCAGCACTGGATTCACCTACTTCATTCCGAAGGATACCCTCTTCTCCGTCATTCTCAAAGTTGGATTTATTAACATCTTCTTTTCAGAGTAGCTTGTCAAACTTAAGCTGTAGTCCATCCTCTCCAAGCGAGCTAGCTGAAGACAATTCATCTTCATTGAGATCCACGAGTGCTCCTTCTAGGTGTGAAAGCTTCCTTAATGCAACAGAAGTTAAAATTGCTGGTGGTGCAGCAGGTGAAGACAGAGTCCAGGCTGTTTGTTCAGAAGAGAACGACTCGCTGTTCTGTGGCATATATGATGGATTTAATGGAAGAGACGCAGCTGATTTTCTGGCTGGAACATTGTACGAAACTATTAGGCATTACCTTGGTTTATTAGACTGTGAACTCGAGCGAGAGTCTAAAGTTTCTGATCGCGTGGGCTTTTATGGGCTTCCTTATTTAGAAGTGGAAAAGTCATGTCCGTCTTTTAAGCAAAGGGTTCTTAATAGTCTGGAACTGGCTCTTATTCAAGCTGAGAATGATTTCCTTCACATGGTTGAACAAGAAATGGATAACCGCCCTGACTTAGTGTCGATTGGATCCTGTGTATTAGTGGTGCTTCTACTCGGGAAGAACATGTATGTGCTCAATGCAGGAGATAGTCGAGCTGTATTGGCAACTTATGGTGAAGGCGTTGGTGCTAATAGTGATGGAAGGTTGCAAGCTGTGCAGCTGACTGTTAGTCATACTGTCGATGATGAATCTGAAAGAATTCAACTAATAAAGAATCATCCTGAAGATCCCTCAACAATCGTGGGTGGGAAAGTTAAGGGAAAGCTTAAGGTTACTCGGGCACTTGGAGTGGGTTACTTGAAAAAG AAGAGTATGAATGATGCTTTGATGGGAATTCTTCGTGTCCGGAATCTAGTTAGTCCTCCATATGTTACTGTACAGCCGTCTCGGACTGTACATGAAATATCTAGTTCTGATCACTTTGTTGTACTTGGTAGCGATGGTCTATTTGACTTCTTCAACAATGATGATGTTGTGACGCTTGTCCATTCTTACATTCAACGTTACCCGTTTGGTGATCCAGCCAAATTTCTTTTGGAGCAACTTGTCATGAGAGCTGCAGATTGTGCAG GCTTTAGTAAGGAAGAGTTGATGAGCATACCAGCTGGGAGGAGGAGGAAATATCATGATGATGTGACTGTAATGGTGATAATCCTGGGAATGAACAAACGTACCTCAAAAGCATCGACTCGTCTATAA
- the LOC107006595 gene encoding heat shock factor-binding protein, whose amino-acid sequence ITIFWQDGHDGDNTKQSTADMTVFVQNLLQQMQTRFQTMSESIISKIDEMGNRIDELEQSINDLRGEMGQDGAPSPSASLKPKEEAKPADDSSA is encoded by the exons ATCACAATTTTCTGGCAGGATGGGCATGACGGTGATAATACAAAACAAAGCACTGCTGATATGACTGTGTTT GTCCAGAATCTTCTACAGCAAATG CAAACCAGATTCCAGACAATGTCCGAATCAATCATCTCAAAAA TTGACGAAATGGGAAACCggattgatgaacttgaacagaGCATCAACGATTTGAGAGGTGAAATGGGTCAAGATGGTGCTCCATCGCCTTCCGCATCTTTGAAACCAAAAGAGGAAGCAAAGCCAGCGGATGATTCTAGTGCATAA
- the LOC107007640 gene encoding probable histone-arginine methyltransferase CARM1, producing the protein MADYARQLIAGNPSLNDRITVIKGKVEDVELPEKADILISEPMGTLLVNERMLESYVIARDRFLVQNGKMFPGVGRIHMAPFSDEYLYMEIANKATFWQQQNYFGVDLTPLHGSAYQGYFSQPVVDAFDSRLLVAPAVSHVINFSSVKEEDLYEIDVPLRFLSTVSTRIHGLACWFDVLFNGSTVQRWLTTAPGAPTTHWYQLRCVLPQPLYVMPGQEITGRLHLVAHKAQSYTIYLTLSALVGDMLQTSSVKLDLKEPYYRMSQPQAYSAAQDQNPSQLLQSDMQFPSRDDDGSILMQPPSPNELHSL; encoded by the exons ATGGCCGACTATGCAAGACAACTTATTGCTGGAAATCCATCACTAAATGACAGAATTACA GTAATCAAAGGAAAGGTCGAAGATGTAGAGTTACCTGAGAAAGCTGATATTTTAATCTCTGAGCCAATGG GTACCCTGTTAGTTAATGAAAGAATGTTGGAGTCTTATGTGATTGCAAGAGACCGATTTCTTGTTCAAAATGGAAAAATGTTTCCTGGCGTTGGAag AATACACATGGCACCATTTAGTGACGAATATTTGTATATGGAAATAGCAAATAAG GCTACCTTTTGGCAGCAGCAAAACTACTTTGGGGTTGATTTGACACCATTGCACGGATCTGCTTACCAAGGATACTTTTCTCAG CCAGTTGTTGATGCTTTTGATTCTAGGTTATTGGTAGCTCCTGCAGTGTCCCATGTGATAAACTTCAGTTCAGTGAAG GAAGAAGATCTATATGAAATTGACGTCCCGTTGAGGTTTCTCTCAACTGTTAGCACTAGAATTCATGGGCTGGCTTGCTGGTTTGATGTACTTTTTAATGGAAG CACTGTGCAAAGGTGGCTGACCACTGCTCCGGGTGCACCAACAACTCACTGGTATCAGCTTCGGTGTGTCTTACCACAACCACTTTATGTCATGCCAGGACAGGAGATAACTGGCCGGCTTCACCTAGTTGCCCACAAGGCACAAAGTTATACCATTTACCTAACATTGTCAG CTCTTGTTGGAGATATGCTCCAAACATCATCTGTTAAACTTGATCTGAAGGAACCATATTACCGGATGTCCCAGCCCCAGGCCTATTCAGCAGCACAGGATCAAAATCCTAGTCAGCTATTACAATCG GACATGCAATTTCCATCTCGAGATGACGACGGATCAATCCTAATGCAACCACCCTCCCCTAATGAGCTACATTCTCTCTGA
- the LOC107005790 gene encoding WAT1-related protein At3g30340-like: protein MKSYVEWYPIIIMLAVDFALSICNILLKKIIMDGMNHFVFITYRQSISTVFLAPIAFFLERNKRPKLTPQILCYLFLSAIVGASLTQYLFLLGIQYTSATFACAFLNMVPVVTFLMALLFGLETTNMKDRSGRAKVIGTLICLGGAFLLTFYKGKPLINFSHLKDLSQTLEEPISSSKRNVQWIFGSMILFAGTILWSSWFLIQAKIGKKYPCQYSSTVIMTFFSAIQSAILTFSTDRTLSIWIPKEKIIDMLSVVYTGLIGSGLCFVGMSWCVKKRGPVFTAAFSPLIQVMAAMLDVPILHEQLHLGSVVGSVIVIVGLYFLLWGKTKEMQKVSQETEEKKEKELNFQVHEANDEPEIP, encoded by the exons ATGAAGAGCTATGTGGAATGGTATCCTATCATTATTATGTTGGCCGTAGATTTTGCTCTATCGATTTGTAATATACTTCTCAAGAAGATTATCATGGATGGTATGAACCATTTCGTGTTCATCACTTATCGACAGTCCATTTCAACCGTGTTTTTAGCCCCAATCGCCTTCTTTCTTGAAAG GAATAAAAGGCCTAAACTCACCCCTCAAATCTTGTGCTATCTTTTCTTGAGTGCAATCGTTGG gGCATCGCTTACACAATACTTATTCCTTCTTGGCATACAATACACTTCTGCAACATTTGCATGTGCATTTCTCAACATGGTACCAGTGGTAACATTCCTTATGGCATTACTTTTCGG GTTAGAGACAACTAACATGAAAGATAGAAGTGGAAGAGCCAAAGTTATTGGTACATTAATATGCCTTGGAGGTGCCTTTTTACTGACATTTTACAAAGGCAAACCGTTAATCAATTTTTCACACTTAAAAGATTTATCTCAAACTTTGGAAGAACCTATCAGCTCCTCTAAAAGAAATGTACAATGGATATTTGGCTCGATGATCTTATTCGCTGGAACTATTTTGTGGTCCTCGTGGTTCCTTATTCAAGCGAAAATTGGGAAGAAATATCCATGTCAGTACTCGAGCACGGTTATTATGACCTTTTTCAGTGCCATACAATCAGCTATCTTAACTTTTTCCACTGATAGAACACTTTCCATTTGGATTCCAAAGGAGAAGATCATCGACATGTTGAGTGTCGTTTATACT GGCTTAATAGGCTCAGGACTATGCTTTGTTGGAATGTCGTGGTGTGTTAAGAAGAGGGGACCGGTCTTTACTGCAGCATTCAGTCCTCTTATACAAGTTATGGCAGCCATGTTAGACGTTCCAATTCTACACGAACAACTCCATCTCGGAAG TGTGGTGGGATCAGTTATTGTAATCGTCGGACTATACTTTTTACTATGGGGCAAGACTAAAGAAATGCAGAAAGTTTCTCAAGAAACtgaagagaaaaaggaaaaagagttaAATTTCCAAGTTCATGAAGCTAATGATGAACCAGAAATACCTTGA
- the LOC107007639 gene encoding F-box/kelch-repeat protein At3g06240 has translation MSIFNGGHLPQELLINIFCRLPAKSIGQLRCVSNPLNSLLSNKQFLKAHFTSNIHFQEPQKHILLSNSGSFQTITFENNGVFSNSINIKLTPSDQFVDICGSCNGLVLILNKDDTKVVINPITLDFKKIPNSPFALDPIGSFSMYGFGYDYVNDDYKIVVISRFDHDNEYEPDVLDMFMDIYSLKVGSWKRIKSSPYDHAVPELASGVFVNGALHWLASKKPDYVSVIGAFVLSDEEFVEVVAPSSLDEGKFVFNKLVVLKGCLCMVVDYLEGNGNRIDVWMMKEYGVEESWTKFCVDGIDFYDFLKPLCFIRDDEVVVNVDGEKLMVYNLEEERSRDLEVDGILDRFDSIGTFVESLVSPIDPNLFEI, from the coding sequence atgtccATCTTCAATGGAGGTCATCTCCCTCAAGAACTCTTAATCAACATCTTCTGCAGATTACCTGCAAAATCCATAGGCCAATTAAGGTGTGTATCAAATCCATTAAATTCTTTACTCTCTAATAAACAATTCCTCAAAGCTCACTTCACTAGTAATATCCACTTTCAAGAACCTCAAAAACACATTCTTTTATCAAATTCCGGCTCTTTTCAAACTATAACCTTCGAAAACAATGGTGTTTTTTCAAATTCCATCAATATTAAGCTAACCCCAAGTGACCAATTTGTTGATATTTGTGGATCTTGTAATGGGTTGGTCTTGATTTTGAATAAAGATGACACTAAAGTTGTAATAAACCCCATAACCCTAGATTTCAAGAAAATCCCAAATTCCCCTTTTGCTCTTGATCCAATTGGTAGTTTTAGTATGTATGGATTTGGGTATGATTATGTTAATGATGACTATAAGATTGTTGTGATTTCTCGTTTTGACCATGATAATGAATATGAGCCTGATGTTTTAGACATGTTTATGGATATTTACTCATTAAAAGTTGGATCTTGGAAGAGGATTAAGAGTTCACCTTATGATCATGCTGTTCCTGAGCTTGCTTCTGGTGTTTTTGTGAATGGTGCTTTGCATTGGTTAGCTAGTAAAAAGCCAGATTATGTATCTGTTATTGGTGCTTTTGTGTTGAGTGATGAGGAGTTTGTTGAAGTTGTAGCTCCTAGTAGTCTTGATGAAGGTAAATTTGTGTTCAATAAACTTGTggtgcttaaaggatgtctttgTATGGTTGTTGATTATCTAGAGGGTAATGGTAATAGAATTGATGTTTGGATGATGAaggagtatggtgtggaggaaTCTTGGACAAAGTTTTGTGTTGATGGAATTGATTTTTATGACTTTTTGAAACCTTTGTGTTTTATAAGAGATGATGAAGTTGTGGTGAATGTGGATGGGGAGAAGTTGATGGTGTATAATTTGGAAGAAGAGAGATCAAGGGACTTGGAAGTTGATGGAATTCTTGATAGGTTTGATAGTATTGGAACTTTTGTGGAGAGTTTGGTGTCTCCCATCGACCCTAACTTGTTTGAAATATAA
- the LOC107005791 gene encoding uncharacterized protein LOC107005791: MADNEIKNMISDLTKRLGSLKNVRNKAALGDSSQSDDDDHGTRIITLAGTNVGASLRGEMEEKVGIEDDSSEENEVLKTYVNSNFQSLNNSIMLGGSYCTNDPGVHLDINDDIEHHETLPRGHGEKKGNKHYSD, from the coding sequence aTGGCTGATAATGAGATCAAAAACATGATCTCTGATCTAACGAAACGCCTAGGCAGCCTTAAAAATGTTCGTAATAAGGCTGCACTAGGTGACTCGAGCCAGAGTGATGACGATGATCATGGCACCAGGATCATCACTCTGGCTGGGACAAACGTGGGAGCTAGTTTGCGCGGTGAGATGGAGGAGAAAGTAGGCATTGAGGACGATTCATCGGAGGAAAATGAAGTGTTGAAAACATATGTAAATAGCAATTTTCAATCTCTCAACAATTCCATCATGTTAGGTGGTAGCTATTGTACTAATGACCCTGGTGTTCATTTAGACATTAATGATGATATTGAACACCACGAGACGCTACCACGAGGACATGGAGAGAAGAAAGGCAACAAACACTATTCAGACTAA